Proteins encoded in a region of the Podarcis muralis chromosome 4, rPodMur119.hap1.1, whole genome shotgun sequence genome:
- the LOC144324885 gene encoding E3 SUMO-protein ligase RanBP2-like isoform X2, with the protein MPTPEQRALADSLKLPPTFFCYQNEPGYLSEDDDDDEDYETAVKKLNGKLYPDKPKKHAQLKETDTTVEGENEAECGSECVLVWEKKPTPEEKAKAETLKLPPTFLCGIGSDTDEDNNLEDFQTELRKVQETNEAQVEEVTSSTDDVCSIKAEQPAEAVSRAEEPDSTTEPVYTIQTLLAADDKPVDLSTKKESDASSTSQESKPFSFTLGNIPGLSFADLASNNSGDFAFGSKADKNFKWANTGATVFGGQVATKGDNEDDGSDEEVVHSDDIHFEPIVSLPEVEVKSGEEDEEILFKERAKLYRWDRDVSQWKERGVGEIKILYHTQNKWYRILMRRDQVFKVCANHMITKMMDLKPLNTSNNAMVWTATDYADGEAKIEQLAVRFKSQELADSFKRKFEECQQSLSELQKGHVSLAAELSKESNPIVYLEVSADDEPLGHVTIELFSNIVPRTAENFRALCTGEKGFGFRNSIFHRIIPDFVCQGGDITRQDGTGGQSIYGEAFEDENFEIKHTGPGLLSMANRGRDTNNSQFFITLKKAEHLDFKHVVFGFVKDGMDVVKKIESFGSPKGVVSKRISITDCGQI; encoded by the exons ATGCCCACGCCTGAGCAAAGAGCTCTTGCAGACTCCCTTAAGTTACCTCCAACATTCTTCTGCTACCAGAATGAACCTGGGTATCTgagtgaagatgatgatgatg ATGAGGACTATGAAACAGCCGTGAAGAAGCTCAATGGAAAGTTGTATCCTGATAAACCTAAAAAACATGCACAACTGAAAGAAACTGATACAA CTGTTGAAGGAGAAAATGAAGCAGAATGTGGGAGCGAGTGTGTTCTTGTGTGGGAGAAGAAACCAACTcctgaagaaaaggctaaagcagAAACTCTGAAGCTTCCTCCAACCTTTCTGTGTGGTATTGGCAGTGACACTGATGAAGACAACAACTTAGAAGACTTTCAAACAGAACTTAGAAAAGTCCAAGAAACGAAT GAAGCTCAAGTAGAAGAAGTAACCAGTTCAACTGATGATGTGTGCTCCATTAAGGCGGAACAGCCAGCTGAAGCAGTCAGTAGAGCTGAAGAACCAGATTCTACCACTGAACCTGTATACACTATACAGACGTTATTAGCAGCAGATGACAAACCTGTTGACTtgtcaacaaaaaaagaaagcgaTGCCAGTTCTACAAGCCAAG AAAGCAAACCTTTCTCATTTACCCTTGGCAACATACCTGGCTTGTCATTTGCTGATCTGGCTTCAAATAATTCTGGAGATTTTGCTTTTGGTTCTAAAG CAGACAAAAACTTCAAGTGGGCAAATACAGGAGCAACTGTGTTTGGTGGACAAGTGGCCACTAAAGGTGACAATGAAGATGATGGAAGTGATGAAGAAGTTGTACATAGTGACGATATTCATTTTGAACCAATTGTATCACTACCTGAG GTTGAGGTGAAGTCaggagaagaagatgaagaaattctCTTCAAAGAGAGGGCAAAACTCTACAGATGGGACAGAGACGTCAGTCAGTGGAAAGAACGTGGTGTGGGAGAAATAAAGATCCTCTACCATACACAGAATAAATGGTATAGAATCTTAATGAGAAGGGACCAAGTTTTCAAAGTCTGTGCAAATCATATGATTACAAAAATGATGGATCTAAAGCCCTTGAATACTTCAAACAATGCTATGGTTTGGACTGCAACAGATTATGCCG ATGGTGAAGCTAAGATAGAACAGCTTGCTGTCAGATTTAAAAGCCAAGAGCTGGCTGATTCCTTCAAGAGGAAATTTGAAGAATGTCAACAAAGCTTGTCAGAGTTACAGAAGGGTCATGTTTCTCTGGCAGCAGAATTGTCAAAGGAATCTAACCCTATAGTATATCTCGAAGTTTCAGCTGATGACGAACCTCTAGGCCATGTAACCATAGAATTGTTTTCAAATATTGTTCCGCGAACTGCTGAGAACTTCAGGGCATTATGCACAGGAGAAAAAGGATTTGGATTCCGAAATTCCATATTTCATAGAATAATTCCAGATTTTGTCTGTCAA GGAGGTGATATCACTAGACAAGATGGTACAGGTGGCCAGTCCATTTATGGAGAAGCATTTGAGGATGAAAACTTTGAAATAAAACACACTGGCCCTGGCTTATTGTCGATGGCAAATCGTGGCAGAGACACCAATAATTCCCAATTCTTTATCACTCTCAAAAAAGCAGAGCACTTGGACTTTAAACATGTTGTTTTTGGGTTTGTAAAGGATGGGATGGATGTCGTGAAAAAAATAGAATCTTTTGGCTCACCTAAAGGAGTAGTGTCAAAAAGAATTTCGATTACAGATTGTGGTCAAATATAA
- the LOC144324885 gene encoding E3 SUMO-protein ligase RanBP2-like isoform X1, which translates to MAFWTSASPPQPNSKVEIKKEPDDTATSDDVLIVYELMPTPEQRALADSLKLPPTFFCYQNEPGYLSEDDDDDEDYETAVKKLNGKLYPDKPKKHAQLKETDTTVEGENEAECGSECVLVWEKKPTPEEKAKAETLKLPPTFLCGIGSDTDEDNNLEDFQTELRKVQETNEAQVEEVTSSTDDVCSIKAEQPAEAVSRAEEPDSTTEPVYTIQTLLAADDKPVDLSTKKESDASSTSQESKPFSFTLGNIPGLSFADLASNNSGDFAFGSKADKNFKWANTGATVFGGQVATKGDNEDDGSDEEVVHSDDIHFEPIVSLPEVEVKSGEEDEEILFKERAKLYRWDRDVSQWKERGVGEIKILYHTQNKWYRILMRRDQVFKVCANHMITKMMDLKPLNTSNNAMVWTATDYADGEAKIEQLAVRFKSQELADSFKRKFEECQQSLSELQKGHVSLAAELSKESNPIVYLEVSADDEPLGHVTIELFSNIVPRTAENFRALCTGEKGFGFRNSIFHRIIPDFVCQGGDITRQDGTGGQSIYGEAFEDENFEIKHTGPGLLSMANRGRDTNNSQFFITLKKAEHLDFKHVVFGFVKDGMDVVKKIESFGSPKGVVSKRISITDCGQI; encoded by the exons ATGGCCTTTTGGACCAGCGCATCTCCCCCTCAACCCAATAGTAAAG TTGAGATTAAGAAGGAGCCAGATGATACTGCCACTTCAGACGATGTTTTGATTGTCTATGAGTTAATGCCCACGCCTGAGCAAAGAGCTCTTGCAGACTCCCTTAAGTTACCTCCAACATTCTTCTGCTACCAGAATGAACCTGGGTATCTgagtgaagatgatgatgatg ATGAGGACTATGAAACAGCCGTGAAGAAGCTCAATGGAAAGTTGTATCCTGATAAACCTAAAAAACATGCACAACTGAAAGAAACTGATACAA CTGTTGAAGGAGAAAATGAAGCAGAATGTGGGAGCGAGTGTGTTCTTGTGTGGGAGAAGAAACCAACTcctgaagaaaaggctaaagcagAAACTCTGAAGCTTCCTCCAACCTTTCTGTGTGGTATTGGCAGTGACACTGATGAAGACAACAACTTAGAAGACTTTCAAACAGAACTTAGAAAAGTCCAAGAAACGAAT GAAGCTCAAGTAGAAGAAGTAACCAGTTCAACTGATGATGTGTGCTCCATTAAGGCGGAACAGCCAGCTGAAGCAGTCAGTAGAGCTGAAGAACCAGATTCTACCACTGAACCTGTATACACTATACAGACGTTATTAGCAGCAGATGACAAACCTGTTGACTtgtcaacaaaaaaagaaagcgaTGCCAGTTCTACAAGCCAAG AAAGCAAACCTTTCTCATTTACCCTTGGCAACATACCTGGCTTGTCATTTGCTGATCTGGCTTCAAATAATTCTGGAGATTTTGCTTTTGGTTCTAAAG CAGACAAAAACTTCAAGTGGGCAAATACAGGAGCAACTGTGTTTGGTGGACAAGTGGCCACTAAAGGTGACAATGAAGATGATGGAAGTGATGAAGAAGTTGTACATAGTGACGATATTCATTTTGAACCAATTGTATCACTACCTGAG GTTGAGGTGAAGTCaggagaagaagatgaagaaattctCTTCAAAGAGAGGGCAAAACTCTACAGATGGGACAGAGACGTCAGTCAGTGGAAAGAACGTGGTGTGGGAGAAATAAAGATCCTCTACCATACACAGAATAAATGGTATAGAATCTTAATGAGAAGGGACCAAGTTTTCAAAGTCTGTGCAAATCATATGATTACAAAAATGATGGATCTAAAGCCCTTGAATACTTCAAACAATGCTATGGTTTGGACTGCAACAGATTATGCCG ATGGTGAAGCTAAGATAGAACAGCTTGCTGTCAGATTTAAAAGCCAAGAGCTGGCTGATTCCTTCAAGAGGAAATTTGAAGAATGTCAACAAAGCTTGTCAGAGTTACAGAAGGGTCATGTTTCTCTGGCAGCAGAATTGTCAAAGGAATCTAACCCTATAGTATATCTCGAAGTTTCAGCTGATGACGAACCTCTAGGCCATGTAACCATAGAATTGTTTTCAAATATTGTTCCGCGAACTGCTGAGAACTTCAGGGCATTATGCACAGGAGAAAAAGGATTTGGATTCCGAAATTCCATATTTCATAGAATAATTCCAGATTTTGTCTGTCAA GGAGGTGATATCACTAGACAAGATGGTACAGGTGGCCAGTCCATTTATGGAGAAGCATTTGAGGATGAAAACTTTGAAATAAAACACACTGGCCCTGGCTTATTGTCGATGGCAAATCGTGGCAGAGACACCAATAATTCCCAATTCTTTATCACTCTCAAAAAAGCAGAGCACTTGGACTTTAAACATGTTGTTTTTGGGTTTGTAAAGGATGGGATGGATGTCGTGAAAAAAATAGAATCTTTTGGCTCACCTAAAGGAGTAGTGTCAAAAAGAATTTCGATTACAGATTGTGGTCAAATATAA